Proteins encoded by one window of Astatotilapia calliptera chromosome 13, fAstCal1.2, whole genome shotgun sequence:
- the pwwp2b gene encoding PWWP domain-containing protein 2B encodes MEAVAEELRAGSRVPVTIDQIVNDTLVVTLTYRERIYTGILLDCNKKTGLFCLPDFTTKLGDCQESKPASEIQEVLSEDSVSKSPSQVSHRPKDENTLPESSIPTPPLPCPVPTPVPAGQTPYPPYFEGAPFPQPLWVRHTYSQWVPQPPPRPIKRKKRRTREPGRMTISTIRLRPRQVLCEKCKNTLNSDEDSKDGMSNTKTSRKENSLQSDDDGYDKDTPNKLSRKEDTVTAKDTKRRENGTSLDSKRLRKDKRCEADGEKYPGTDVIPHSPVIKISYSTPQGKGEVMKIPARVHGSVKPFCPKQLVQNGVGENDKATSDATKEQRHILDATRSGLTVSIPKLKLTRPFANVGQDTPSPKIRLRPPQRDTEESVVEYDAELLGGTRRRSPRGPGPCLPHSEDSGEGKNSLELWSGSSGEEVDRGHSDLTLLINFRKRKADSSSLSVCSSDSLDESKSFSSDGTSPELCDLAPGEDLSVTSSSVPSRDDCKTVPPLTVRLHTRSMTKCVTEEGHAIAVGDIVWGKIHGFPWWPARVLSISGTRKQETASCEAQWPQAKVAWFGSPTTSQLSVAKLSPFRELFRSRFNRKKKGMYRRAILEAAKAVGHMSPEITSLLSHCDT; translated from the coding sequence GACCGGGCTATTTTGTCTACCAGACTTCACAACAAAACTCGGGGACTGCCAAGAATCTAAACCTGCTTCTGAAATCCAAGAAGTTCTGAGCGAGGACTCGGTTTCCAAATCTCCCAGCCAGGTTTCACACAGACCAAAGGATGAAAACACTCTCCCTGAAAGCAGCATACCTACACCTCCTCTACCCTGCCCCGTTCCCACACCAGTGCCAGCTGGACAGACTCCTTATCCTCCTTATTTTGAAGGAGCCCCCTTCCCCCAGCCCTTATGGGTGcgccacacctacagccaatggGTACCTCAACCCCCTCCACGACCAAtcaagagaaagaagaggcgaaCGCGAGAGCCCGGCCGTATGACCATAAGTACTATCCGTCTGCGGCCTCGGCAGGTACTGTGTGAAAAGTGCAAGAACACGCTAAATAGTGACGAGGACAGCAAAGATGGCATGAGCAACACCAAGACCTCTAGAAAAGAAAATTCACTACAAAGTGACGATGACGGCTACGACAAGGATACTCCTAATAAGTTGTCAAGAAAAGAGGACACAGTCACAGCCAAGGACACTAAAAGACGGGAAAATGGCACCAGCCTTGATAGTAAGCGTCTCAGAAAGGACAAAAGGTGCGAGGCTGATGGGGAGAAGTACCCTGGAACTGATGTTATTCCACACAGTCCCGTCATAAAGATCTCCTACAGCACTCCACAGGGCAAGGGGGAGGTTATGAAGATCCCGGCGCGAGTCCACGGTTCAGTCAAACCATTCTGCCCCAAACAGCTGGTGCAGAATGGCGTGGGGGAAAACGACAAGGCAACTTCTGATGCCACCAAGGAACAGCGGCACATTCTAGATGCCACAAGGTCTGGCCTCACTGTGTCCATTCCCAAACTCAAACTAACAAGACCTTTTGCAAATGTAGGTCAGGACACACCTTCTCCAAAGATCCGTTTGAGACCCCCTCAGAGGGACACTGAGGAGAGCGTGGTTGAGTATGATGCGGAACTTCTTGGAGGCACCAGGAGACGGAGCCCTAGGGGGCCCGGGCCGTGCCTCCCACACTCCGAAGACTCAGGAGAAGGCAAGAACTCTCTGGAATTGTGGTCAGGGAGTTCAGGTGAGGAGGTGGATCGCGGCCACAGTGACCTCACCCTTCTCATTAACTTCCGTAAACGTAAAGCGGATTCTTCTAGTTTGTCGGTGTGCAGTAGCGACAGCCTGGACGAGTCAAAGTCCTTCAGCTCGGACGGCACCTCACCAGAGCTGTGCGATCTGGCGCCTGGTGAAGACCTCTCTGTAACCTCATCTTCTGTACCTTCACGGGACGACTGCAAGACGGTGCCGCCTCTCACAGTGCGGCTTCACACCCGCAGCATGACAAAgtgtgtgacagaagaaggtcACGCCATAGCGGTGGGTGACATCGTGTGGGGGAAAATCCACGGCTTCCCCTGGTGGCCCGCACGCGTCCTGAGCATCAGCGGCACTCGCAAGCAGGAGACAGCCAGTTGCGAGGCCCAGTGGCCCCAAGCCAAGGTGGCGTGGTTCGGTTCACCCACAACCTCCCAGCTTTCTGTTGCCAAACTGTCGCCCTTCAGAGAGCTCTTCAGGTCCCGCTTCAACCGGAAGAAGAAAGGGATGTACCGGAGAGCTATCCTGGAGGCAGCCAAGGCCGTGGGTCACATGAGCCCGGAGATTACGTCACTGCTTTCTCACTGCGACACGTAG